One window of the Felis catus isolate Fca126 chromosome E3, F.catus_Fca126_mat1.0, whole genome shotgun sequence genome contains the following:
- the ABHD11 gene encoding protein ABHD11: MLRWARVWRLPLRGLGPSSLSASRVPFAPSSSGRSGTERRSVLLSYKLLDGEAARPALVFLHGLFGSKTNFNSIAKALAQQTGRRVLTVDARNHGDSPHSPDMSYEAMSQDVQDLLTQLGLVPCVLVGHSMGGRTAMLLALQRPELVERLIAVDISPVETTSNSDFPSYMAAMRAVDVPDDMSRSSARKLADQQLSTVIQDTAVRQFLLTNLVEVDGRFVWRVNLEALAQHVDKILAFPPRQESYPGPTLFLLGGNSQYVHPSHHSEIRRLFPQAQMQTVPNAGHWIHADCPQDFMAAIRGFLA; encoded by the exons ATGCTCCGCTGGGCCCGCGTCTGGAGGCTCCCCCTTAGGGGGCTCGGCCCCTCCAGTCTCAGCGCCTCCAGGGTGCCCTTCGCACCCAGCAGCAGTGGCCGAAGCGGCACCGAGAGGAG GTCGGTGCTGCTTTCCTACAAACTTCTGGACGGAGAGGCGGCCCGCCCGGCCCTCGTGTTTCTGCACGGGCTCTTCGGCTCCAAAACCAACTTCAACTCCATCGCTAAGGCCCTGGCCCAGCAGACTGGCCGGAGG GTGCTAACAGTGGATGCTCGGAACCATGGTGACAGCCCCCACAGCCCAGACATGAGCTACGAGGCCATGAGCCAAGACGTGCAGGATCTCCTGACCCAGCTGGGCCTAGTGCCCTGTGTCCTCGTTGGCCACAGCATGGGAGGCAGGACAGCCATGCTGCTGGCACTCCAGAGG CCAGAGCTGGTGGAACGCCTGATTGCTGTGGACATCAGCCCAGTGGAGACCACATCCAACTCAGACTTCCCATCCTACATGGCAGCCATGAGGGCTGTAGACGTCCCAGATGACATGTCCCGCTCCTCTGCCCGAAAACTGGCCGATCAGCAGCTCAGCACTGTTATCCAA GACACGGCCGTGCGTCAGTTCCTGCTCACCAACCTGGTGGAGGTGGATGGGCGCTTCGTCTGGAGGGTGAACTTGGAAGCATTGGCCCAGCACGTGGACAAGATCTTGGCTTTCCCACCACGACAAGAATCTTACCCTGGGCCAACCCTCTTCCTCCTGGGTGGAAACTCTCAATATGTGCA TCCCAGCCACCATTCTGAGATCAGGCGGCTCTTCCCTCAAGCCCAGATGCAGACTGTGCCCAATGCTGGTCACTGGATCCATGCTGACTGCCCACAGGACTTCATGGCTGCCATCCGAGGCTTCCTAGCCTAA
- the CLDN3 gene encoding claudin-3 yields MSMGLEITGTSLAVMGWLSTIVCCALPMWRVTAFIGSSIITAQITWEGLWMNCVVQSTGQMQCKVYDSLLALPQDLQAARALIVVAILLAAFGLLVALVGAQCTNCVQDDTAKAKITIVAGVLFLLAALLTLVPVSWSANTIIRDFYNPLVPEAQKREMGAGLYVGWAAAALQLLGGALLCCSCPPREKKYAPTKIVYSAPRSAGPGTSTAYDRKDYV; encoded by the coding sequence ATGTCCATGGGCCTGGAGATTACGGGCACCTCGCTGGCCGTGATGGGCTGGCTGAGCACCATCGTGTGCTGCGCGCTGCCCATGTGGCGCGTGACGGCCTTCATCGGCAGCAGCATCATCACGGCGCAGATCACCTGGGAGGGCCTGTGGATGAACTGCGTGGTGCAGAGCACCGGCCAGATGCAGTGCAAGGTATACGACTCGCTGCTGGCGCTGCCGCAGGACCTGCAGGCGGCCCGCGCCCTCATCGTCGTCGCCATCCTGCTGGCCGCCTTCGGGCTCCTCGTGGCGCTGGTGGGCGCCCAGTGCACCAACTGCGTGCAGGACGACACGGCCAAGGCCAAGATCACCATCGTGGCGGGAGTGCTCTTCCTGCTGGCCGCCTTGCTCACGCTGGTGCCGGTGTCCTGGTCGGCCAACACCATCATCCGGGACTTCTACAACCCCCTGGTGCCGGAGGCGCAGAAGCGTGAGATGGGCGCGGGCCTGTACGTGGGCTGGGCGGCCGCGGCGCTGCAGCTGCTGGGGGGCGCGCTGCTCTGCTGCTCCTGCCCGCCGCGCGAGAAGAAGTACGCGCCCACCAAGATCGTCTACTCCGCGCCCCGCTCCGCCGGCCCGGGCACTAGCACAGCCTACGACCGCAAGGACTACGTCTGA